The following are from one region of the Phormidium sp. PBR-2020 genome:
- a CDS encoding J domain-containing protein, giving the protein MELLDCYRLLGLTPHASLAEVKASYRRLARRLHPDLNPGLPHDPFVRLHQAYQVLLEVVPARPINPQGPVPTTAPPAHTPTTSSPPPPPQPTSPFRHHPQLSPLECQLKSQAYYRLQRLLSQGKFAYAIALVEGLSQRLAVDLEVRQWQAVTYQRVARHAMQRGESRKAHIYLKKALRTDPHNRSLRQEVERDLQQLQRQVRQRSR; this is encoded by the coding sequence ATGGAGTTACTGGATTGTTATCGCCTGTTAGGATTAACCCCCCACGCGAGTCTAGCTGAGGTGAAAGCCTCTTATCGACGCTTAGCGCGACGGTTACATCCGGATCTCAATCCTGGACTCCCTCATGATCCCTTTGTGCGCTTACATCAAGCCTATCAGGTTCTGTTGGAGGTGGTTCCCGCTAGGCCGATTAACCCTCAGGGGCCGGTTCCCACAACGGCCCCACCGGCCCATACCCCAACCACGTCCTCACCACCTCCTCCCCCTCAACCCACCTCACCGTTTCGGCATCATCCCCAACTGTCCCCCTTGGAGTGTCAGTTGAAGTCTCAGGCGTACTATCGTCTGCAACGGTTACTCAGTCAAGGGAAGTTTGCCTATGCGATCGCCCTGGTGGAAGGGTTATCGCAACGACTGGCGGTGGATCTCGAAGTGCGTCAGTGGCAGGCGGTCACCTATCAGCGGGTGGCCCGCCACGCCATGCAGCGCGGTGAGTCTCGTAAAGCCCACATTTATCTGAAAAAAGCGTTGCGCACCGATCCTCATAACCGCAGTCTTCGCCAAGAAGTTGAGCGAGATTTGCAACAGTTACAGCGACAGGTGCGACAACGCTCTCGTTAA
- a CDS encoding AI-2E family transporter yields MKLGDWIAVVCFIIALVIIWEFREALLLVMGAVVLSIALNSLVRLLQNWGDRLQMKPSRGMAVFISIILVGLFGTLFFALVAPPFINQFQQLIELAPIGFQRFLNWLDQIRISPPVWLNLEQLQLPNFSELAQQVGPLAQNVIENFVTFFSNSLAVLVKLLFVLVLTVMFLVDPTSYRNLLIRLFPSFYRRRADKILTLCEEVLLGWMGGIVINSLFVAILSALGLAALQVRFVFAHALLAGVFNFVPNIGPMLSVIFPISVALLDSPLKALGVLILYLVIQNVESYWFSPMVMRKQISLLPAVTLTAQIFFATFLGLLGLILALPLAVVTKTWLEEAFFKDFLDRWGGNPRREISRQMVAIEEAQLSPSHGEMVTEGMADPWES; encoded by the coding sequence GTGAAACTAGGTGATTGGATTGCTGTTGTTTGCTTTATTATCGCCCTCGTAATTATCTGGGAGTTTCGCGAAGCTCTCCTGTTGGTCATGGGCGCAGTAGTCTTGTCGATTGCCCTCAATAGCTTAGTTCGGCTTCTGCAAAACTGGGGCGATCGCTTGCAGATGAAACCCTCACGGGGCATGGCAGTCTTTATTTCCATTATTTTAGTTGGGCTATTTGGCACCTTATTTTTTGCCCTAGTCGCCCCCCCGTTCATCAATCAGTTTCAACAGCTCATTGAACTCGCCCCTATTGGCTTTCAGAGGTTCTTGAACTGGCTAGATCAAATTCGCATTTCACCACCAGTCTGGCTCAACCTCGAACAACTGCAACTCCCCAATTTTTCGGAATTAGCCCAACAGGTCGGCCCCCTCGCTCAAAATGTCATTGAGAACTTTGTCACCTTCTTTTCTAATTCCTTAGCCGTCTTAGTCAAGCTGCTATTTGTCTTGGTCTTGACGGTGATGTTTCTAGTTGACCCCACCTCCTACCGCAACCTGCTGATTCGGCTATTTCCCTCCTTTTACCGACGGCGAGCCGATAAAATCCTTACCCTCTGTGAAGAAGTACTACTGGGCTGGATGGGGGGCATTGTCATCAACTCCCTCTTTGTCGCCATCCTGAGTGCTCTTGGCTTAGCTGCACTGCAAGTTCGCTTTGTCTTTGCCCATGCCCTCTTGGCGGGAGTGTTCAACTTTGTCCCCAATATTGGCCCGATGTTAAGCGTGATCTTTCCCATTTCGGTGGCCCTGTTGGATAGTCCCTTAAAAGCCTTAGGGGTTCTCATCTTATACCTGGTGATCCAAAATGTGGAGAGTTACTGGTTTAGCCCCATGGTGATGCGGAAGCAGATTTCCTTGTTGCCCGCCGTCACCCTGACGGCTCAAATCTTCTTTGCTACCTTCTTAGGCTTGCTGGGGCTAATTTTGGCGTTACCCTTAGCCGTGGTCACGAAAACTTGGTTAGAAGAAGCCTTTTTCAAAGATTTTCTCGATCGCTGGGGGGGCAATCCTCGCCGTGAAATCTCCCGGCAAATGGTTGCGATTGAAGAGGCGCAACTCTCCCCGAGTCATGGGGAGATGGTAACCGAGGGGATGGCTGATCCCTGGGAGAGTTAA
- a CDS encoding ATP-dependent Clp protease proteolytic subunit, translating into MNLPIQAVQSPYYGGSTNRTPPPDLPSLLLKERIVYLGMPLVAQVTELIIAQLLYLQYDDPDKPIKIYINSTGTSNYGGEPVGFETEAFAICDTLNYIKPPVHTICLGTAMGMAAMLLSAGTPGCRASLPHASIILQQPKSFAQGQATDIQIRAKEVLDNKATMLEIFAQNTGHSVEKIAKDMDRLFYLTPEQAKDYGLIDRVLVSEKGDKHTQQLAGVS; encoded by the coding sequence ATGAACCTACCGATTCAAGCGGTCCAATCTCCCTATTACGGCGGTTCAACGAATCGCACCCCTCCCCCGGATTTGCCCTCCCTACTTCTTAAAGAGCGAATCGTCTATTTGGGGATGCCTCTAGTTGCCCAAGTGACGGAGTTGATCATTGCCCAACTCCTCTATTTACAGTACGACGACCCCGACAAACCCATCAAAATCTATATCAACTCCACGGGAACCTCCAACTATGGCGGGGAACCCGTTGGCTTTGAGACTGAGGCCTTTGCCATTTGCGATACCCTCAACTACATCAAGCCCCCCGTTCATACCATTTGTTTGGGAACGGCCATGGGAATGGCGGCGATGCTGTTATCGGCTGGGACTCCCGGCTGTCGTGCCAGTCTGCCCCATGCCTCAATTATTTTGCAACAGCCGAAAAGCTTTGCCCAAGGACAAGCCACCGATATCCAAATTCGGGCTAAGGAAGTCCTGGACAACAAGGCCACTATGTTGGAAATTTTTGCTCAGAATACCGGTCATTCCGTTGAGAAAATTGCCAAGGATATGGATCGCTTGTTCTATCTGACCCCAGAACAAGCCAAAGACTATGGCCTGATTGACCGCGTTCTCGTCAGTGAGAAAGGGGACAAACACACTCAACAACTGGCGGGCGTGTCCTAA
- a CDS encoding SDR family oxidoreductase: MSLLIVGATGTLGRQIARQAIDEGYSVRCLVRSFNRASFLRKWGAELVRGDLCDPSTLAPALEGITHVIDAATVRITDSLSIKEVDWDGKVALIQAAQQAGVERFVFCSILNNDQYPHVPLMEIKRCTERFLAESGLNYTVLQLAGFMQGLIGQYAIPILDNQPVWITGKAAPIAYANTQDIATFAVKALSLPETANQTYPVVGTRAWSAEDIIQLCERLSGRNARITRAPLGLLRTVRRAARFFQWGWNVADRLYFAEVLAAGNPLTAEMDDVYPVFDINPNEMTTLEAYLQEYHSRIMKKLKEIEYEQEKTKARKKRQRSPFKSSD, translated from the coding sequence ATGAGCCTATTAATTGTTGGTGCCACCGGTACCCTAGGAAGACAAATTGCCCGTCAAGCGATCGACGAAGGATATTCGGTCCGCTGTCTTGTCCGCAGTTTCAACCGAGCCTCATTTCTGAGAAAATGGGGCGCAGAACTGGTCCGTGGGGATCTCTGCGATCCAAGTACCCTTGCCCCAGCCTTAGAAGGCATCACCCATGTGATTGATGCCGCCACCGTTCGCATCACCGACTCCCTGAGTATCAAAGAAGTAGATTGGGATGGCAAAGTGGCCCTCATCCAAGCGGCGCAACAAGCCGGGGTTGAGCGATTTGTCTTCTGTTCTATCCTCAACAACGACCAGTATCCCCATGTTCCCCTCATGGAAATCAAACGCTGTACCGAGCGTTTTCTGGCCGAATCAGGACTCAACTACACCGTCTTACAACTGGCGGGCTTTATGCAGGGGTTAATCGGCCAATATGCCATCCCCATCCTCGACAACCAACCCGTATGGATTACCGGCAAAGCCGCCCCCATCGCCTACGCCAACACCCAGGATATCGCCACATTTGCCGTGAAGGCCCTCAGCCTGCCTGAAACCGCCAATCAGACCTATCCGGTTGTGGGAACGCGGGCCTGGAGTGCCGAAGACATTATCCAACTCTGTGAACGTCTCTCCGGCCGCAACGCCCGTATTACCCGGGCCCCTCTCGGGTTATTGCGAACCGTGCGCCGGGCGGCCCGCTTCTTTCAATGGGGCTGGAACGTCGCGGATCGCCTTTATTTTGCCGAAGTCTTGGCCGCTGGGAATCCCCTAACCGCCGAGATGGATGACGTCTATCCTGTCTTTGACATCAACCCCAACGAGATGACGACTCTGGAAGCGTACTTGCAAGAGTATCACAGTCGCATTATGAAGAAACTCAAAGAAATTGAGTACGAACAAGAAAAAACCAAAGCCCGCAAGAAACGGCAGCGATCACCCTTCAAATCCTCAGATTAG
- a CDS encoding DUF3747 domain-containing protein has protein sequence MQLLKTRILLGLATLGLGGIITPEASAHSHQETPRTSEVAARFEQAEVDSGQFIAIAAPVGRTNGYQLLVIEQRSNSRPCWQERGSHPTQVDPLLLEFDFTGICGRSTDSNGYSIRAGQQDLGLRYNLHVRERGGELVLMGIPMGGDRSLPRLELGRTRGPASGGFYRLHLDPGWRFTRRSYQGQTLGHIYLTHDATVTQIANQSPSRPSEAVQERSPRVETQPELSVTSPESEESNSSLDRPDTIEFGEDPRIMSPENYRPAPGNSLFPLTPEGAQEESLLYDEVEEQPFAAPVPRRQFPDSPLPAFQDES, from the coding sequence ATGCAATTGCTAAAAACACGGATTCTGTTAGGGTTGGCCACCCTAGGCTTGGGGGGGATAATCACCCCGGAGGCGAGCGCCCACAGTCATCAAGAGACCCCACGCACCTCTGAGGTGGCGGCACGATTTGAACAGGCCGAAGTGGATTCGGGTCAATTTATCGCCATTGCCGCCCCCGTCGGGCGAACCAACGGCTATCAACTCCTCGTCATTGAACAACGCTCGAATAGCCGCCCTTGTTGGCAAGAACGAGGCAGCCATCCCACCCAAGTTGATCCGTTGTTACTAGAGTTTGACTTTACAGGCATTTGCGGCCGCAGCACCGATAGCAATGGCTACTCCATTCGGGCCGGACAACAAGATTTAGGATTACGTTACAATCTGCACGTTAGAGAGCGCGGTGGAGAATTAGTCTTAATGGGCATTCCCATGGGGGGAGATCGCAGTCTGCCCCGCTTGGAACTCGGACGGACTCGGGGACCGGCTAGTGGGGGATTTTATCGCCTTCACCTCGATCCCGGCTGGCGCTTTACCCGTCGCAGCTACCAGGGACAAACCTTAGGTCATATTTATCTAACCCATGACGCAACGGTGACCCAAATCGCCAATCAAAGCCCCTCCCGCCCCAGCGAGGCGGTTCAGGAGCGATCGCCGAGAGTCGAGACGCAACCCGAATTGAGCGTCACCTCCCCCGAGTCTGAGGAATCCAACAGCTCCTTGGACCGTCCCGACACCATCGAGTTTGGTGAAGACCCCCGGATCATGTCCCCAGAGAATTACAGGCCCGCCCCCGGCAACAGCCTGTTCCCTCTTACCCCCGAGGGCGCTCAGGAGGAGAGCCTCCTCTACGATGAAGTGGAGGAACAACCCTTCGCCGCCCCAGTTCCCCGGCGACAATTCCCTGACTCGCCTCTGCCGGCCTTCCAGGACGAGAGTTGA
- a CDS encoding NAD(+) kinase — MPKVGIIYNEVKPAACRVKTQLERDLTARGCQVRVATGMGGILGHSKPDSPVCHTPIHGLVPPGFEKDFDFGIVLGGDGTVLAAFRQVAPLGIPLLTVNTGHMGFLTETYLTQLDSALEAVFEGNYRLEERTMVTVRVLREETVLWEALCLNEMVLHREPLTSMCHFEVIVGQHSPVDIAADGVIISTPTGSTAYSLSSGGPVITPNVQVLQLVPICPHSLASRALIFSDTELVQVLPATRERMMMVVDGNAGCYVLPDDRVVIEKSDYTAGFVRLRPTEFFRVLREKLGWGLPHIAKPTSVELP, encoded by the coding sequence GTGCCGAAAGTTGGCATTATCTACAACGAAGTTAAACCCGCCGCCTGTCGCGTCAAAACGCAACTCGAACGGGATCTGACCGCCCGAGGATGTCAGGTGCGGGTCGCCACGGGAATGGGAGGCATTCTAGGTCACTCCAAACCCGACAGTCCCGTGTGTCACACTCCCATTCATGGCTTAGTTCCCCCTGGATTTGAGAAGGACTTTGACTTTGGCATCGTCCTCGGGGGCGATGGAACCGTCTTAGCCGCCTTCCGCCAGGTGGCGCCCCTGGGGATTCCCCTATTAACCGTGAATACAGGACATATGGGGTTCCTGACGGAAACCTATCTCACGCAACTCGACAGCGCCCTAGAGGCCGTCTTTGAGGGAAACTATCGTCTCGAAGAGCGCACCATGGTAACCGTGCGGGTGTTGCGAGAGGAGACGGTTCTCTGGGAAGCCCTCTGTCTCAATGAAATGGTGTTACATCGGGAACCCCTAACCAGTATGTGTCACTTCGAGGTCATCGTTGGGCAACATTCCCCAGTCGATATTGCCGCTGACGGGGTGATTATCTCCACCCCCACCGGTTCGACCGCCTATTCCCTCTCCTCGGGCGGTCCGGTGATTACCCCCAATGTCCAAGTGCTTCAGTTAGTGCCGATTTGTCCCCACTCCCTCGCCTCCCGCGCCCTGATTTTCTCCGATACGGAATTGGTGCAAGTGCTACCGGCGACTCGGGAACGGATGATGATGGTCGTTGATGGCAATGCCGGTTGCTATGTCTTACCCGACGATCGCGTCGTCATCGAGAAATCTGACTATACCGCTGGCTTTGTGCGTCTGCGTCCGACGGAATTTTTCCGAGTCTTACGGGAAAAACTCGGCTGGGGATTACCTCATATCGCTAAACCCACCTCCGTGGAACTCCCCTAA
- a CDS encoding WecB/TagA/CpsF family glycosyltransferase produces the protein MTADPLPRLSILGSPVHLHPNYCQWLRSQLDQQRGLHVVTLNAEMTMQAQQNPQLAAAIQEADLVIPDGAGVVLYLKLIGQPCQRQPGIELAQHLLAQLSPQESVVCYGGKPEVIQQAARHLRQQYPHLTLSGVYHGYLNEDEQHQLLQDLQQQQPAVILVGLGVPRQELWIQQHRHHCPRAIWIGVGGSFDIWGGVKPRAPRWMGDNHLEWAYRLYQEPWRWRRMLALPKFAFNALVEIMMGKRQGKRNRQAKRTQK, from the coding sequence ATGACCGCTGACCCCCTACCTCGTCTCTCGATTCTCGGAAGTCCCGTCCATCTCCATCCCAACTATTGCCAATGGCTGCGATCGCAACTCGATCAGCAGCGGGGCCTGCATGTGGTCACCCTCAACGCCGAAATGACCATGCAAGCCCAACAAAACCCCCAACTCGCCGCCGCCATTCAGGAAGCAGACTTAGTCATCCCCGACGGGGCCGGCGTTGTCTTGTACCTGAAACTCATCGGCCAACCCTGCCAACGCCAACCAGGAATCGAACTCGCCCAACACCTGCTGGCCCAACTGTCTCCCCAAGAATCCGTTGTCTGCTACGGTGGCAAGCCTGAGGTGATCCAACAGGCCGCCCGTCACCTGCGTCAGCAGTATCCCCACCTCACCCTTAGCGGTGTCTATCACGGCTATCTCAACGAAGACGAACAACATCAACTCCTGCAAGACTTACAGCAGCAACAACCCGCCGTCATCCTCGTGGGGTTAGGAGTTCCCCGACAAGAACTCTGGATTCAACAGCATCGCCATCACTGTCCCCGGGCCATCTGGATTGGCGTGGGGGGTAGCTTTGACATCTGGGGAGGCGTCAAACCCCGTGCCCCCCGATGGATGGGAGATAATCATTTAGAATGGGCCTACCGGCTGTATCAAGAACCCTGGCGTTGGCGCAGAATGTTAGCTCTGCCTAAATTTGCCTTCAACGCCCTCGTCGAGATTATGATGGGCAAGCGGCAAGGAAAACGGAACAGACAAGCCAAACGGACTCAAAAATAG
- a CDS encoding ATP-binding cassette domain-containing protein encodes MSLTLDRVYLATASGRLTLLEEISLQLRWGDRLGLVGISGAGKSLLLRLLNRLQDPTAGRIIWGDRPLGELPVLEIRRQIVLVPQESTLLGMTVIEAMAYPLKLRGVGAAEIQRRIDEWCDRLKIPSDWLPKTELQLSLGQRQWVAIARALATEPQVLLLDEPTSALDVGRGEMLMGLLSTLTQERSMILVMANHQLDLVRQFASQVLHLQGGRMVHYGPEAEIDWQQLHQEIVAARQQIDEDWGET; translated from the coding sequence ATGTCTTTAACCCTCGATCGCGTTTATCTGGCGACGGCTTCAGGGCGCTTGACGCTGCTTGAGGAGATTTCTCTACAACTGAGGTGGGGCGATCGCCTGGGACTGGTGGGAATTTCGGGGGCGGGAAAATCGCTTCTGTTGCGGCTGTTGAATCGGTTACAGGACCCAACGGCGGGGAGGATTATCTGGGGCGATCGCCCGTTGGGGGAACTTCCTGTTCTGGAGATACGCCGTCAAATTGTTTTGGTTCCTCAGGAGTCGACGTTATTGGGGATGACGGTGATCGAGGCCATGGCCTATCCCCTCAAATTACGGGGGGTAGGGGCAGCAGAGATTCAGCGACGGATTGATGAGTGGTGCGATCGCCTGAAAATTCCCTCGGATTGGTTGCCGAAGACGGAACTGCAATTATCTCTCGGACAACGGCAATGGGTGGCGATCGCCCGGGCCTTGGCGACGGAACCGCAGGTTCTCTTACTCGATGAACCTACTTCCGCCCTCGATGTGGGCCGGGGGGAGATGTTAATGGGCCTCCTCTCGACGCTGACTCAGGAGCGATCGATGATTCTGGTGATGGCGAATCATCAATTGGATTTGGTGCGTCAGTTTGCCTCCCAAGTGTTACATCTACAAGGGGGGCGCATGGTTCACTATGGGCCTGAAGCTGAGATCGATTGGCAACAGTTACATCAAGAGATTGTCGCGGCACGTCAGCAGATCGATGAGGACTGGGGTGAGACGTGA
- a CDS encoding ATP-dependent Clp protease proteolytic subunit: MPIGVPKVPYQMPGDTYTQWIDIYNRLYRERIIFIGRDIDDELANQVIAVMLYLASEDPDKDIMVYINSPGGVVSSGMAIYDTMQHIKADVVTICVGLAASMGSFLLSAGTPGKRLALPHSRIMIHQPSGGTRGQASDIQIEAKEILRIRHQLNGIYAANTGQTIEKIEKDMDRDFFLSAEQAKEYGLIDRVLEGKPV, from the coding sequence ATGCCTATTGGCGTGCCTAAAGTTCCGTATCAAATGCCTGGGGATACCTACACCCAGTGGATTGATATTTACAACCGCCTCTATCGCGAGCGGATTATCTTCATCGGCCGGGATATTGACGATGAACTCGCCAATCAAGTGATTGCCGTGATGCTGTATTTAGCCTCGGAAGATCCCGATAAAGACATCATGGTCTATATCAATTCTCCCGGTGGGGTGGTCAGTTCCGGGATGGCTATCTATGACACCATGCAGCATATTAAAGCCGATGTGGTGACGATTTGCGTTGGCTTAGCGGCCTCGATGGGGTCGTTCTTACTCTCCGCCGGAACCCCTGGAAAACGTCTGGCCTTGCCCCACTCCCGGATTATGATTCACCAACCCTCTGGGGGAACTCGTGGCCAAGCCAGTGACATTCAAATTGAGGCGAAGGAGATTCTGCGGATTCGCCATCAGTTGAATGGCATTTATGCGGCTAACACGGGACAGACGATTGAGAAAATCGAGAAGGATATGGATCGGGATTTCTTCCTCTCGGCAGAACAGGCCAAGGAATACGGACTGATTGATCGCGTCTTGGAAGGAAAGCCGGTCTAA